The window TTTGTTTATGATTCTAAACAATGATCCAGAAGGGCAAGCAAATGTATTGGCACAGATTATGGGGTTCTTATCCACAACGCCAGTTGAAGATTTAATTAGGCTGTTTAATCTCACTTCAACTAAAGAAATATTTGATTTTATGAGTGAGAATTTTAAGCAAGAATAGGAAATATGTTTTTTGGGAGGTATTTATTATGGCAAAGGAAGTTAAATTATTAGCTGCTTGTGGTGCAGGAGTTAACTCTTCACACCAAATTAAAGATGCTGTTGAAGAAGAAATGAAAAAACGCGGTCACAATGTTCATGTTGATGCAGTAATGATTAAAGATGTAAATGAGGACATGCTTAACCATTATGATGCATACTTGACTATTGCTAAAACGGATCTAGCATTTGAACCTAAAATTCCTTTAATTGAAGCAGGTCCAATTCTTTACAGAATTCCAGCAATGGCTCAGCCAGTCTATGACAAGGTTGAAGAGGTAGTTAAGAAGGTAGAAAACGAATAGCAATTATTCCTGGGGGAATAGAAAATGAACGCGATAATTGATTTTGCGAATGCTATCTTTAAGCCTTTAATTGATATGGGAGCGCCGACAATCATGTTGGTTGTTCTTACTATCATTGCTCTGTGTTTCAGAGTTAAATTTAGTAAGGCGCTTGAAGGTGGTATGAAGTTAGCCATTGCCTTAACAGCGATCGGCGATATTATGAATTTGCTGACTACCAGTTTTGCACCAGCGATGAACCAATTCGTTAAGAATACTGGTATGCACAAAGATATTATGGATATGGGATGGGCGCCACTTGCTACTATTACGTGGGGTTCACCATATACTTTGTACTTCTTGTTAGTTTTAATCATCTTGAATGTTTTAATGTTGATTTTCAAGAGAACTAACACACTAGATGTTGATATCTTTGATGTTTGGCACTCAGCTTTCGTTGGTTTATTCGCAGTATTCTGCGGAGCACCACTATGGTTAGCAACTTTATTAATTTTACTTATTGGTTACTTAAAGATCGTCAACTCAGACTTAATGAAGCCAACCTTTGACGACTTGCTAGATGCTCCATCAAGCAACCCAATGACTACTACTCACATGAACTACATGATGAATCCAGTAATCATGGTCTTCAATAAGTTCTTTGATAAATGTTTACCATGGCTTGATAAATACGACTTTGACTCAGCTAAATTAAATGAAAAAATTGGTTTCTGGGGCAGTCGTTTCGCAATTGGTGTTTACTTAGGTATCTTTGTTTCATTACTTGCTGGCTATAACTTCACAACTGAACAAGGTTGGAAGACAATGTTTACTCTTTCCTTTACAGCCGGTGCATGTATTGAATTGTTCTCAGTTATTGGTTCTTGGTTCATTGCTTCTGTTGAACCATTATCACAAGGTATTTCAAACTTTGCTACTTCAAAATTCAAGGGACGTACATTCAATGTTGGTCTTGACTGGCCATTCATCGCTGGACGTGCAGAAATTTGGGCAGCTGCCAATGTTTTAGCTCCAATTATGATGATTGAAGCTATGGTTATTCCAGGCAACAGATTAATGCCTTTAGGTGGTATTATCGCCATGGGTGTTACTCCAGCCTTACTAGTCGTAACTCGTGGTAAGATCATTAGAATGATTATCATTGGTACGATTGAACTACCAATCTTCCTTTGGGCAGGTACTTTAGTTGCTCCATTTGTAACTCAAGTAGCTCACCAAGTTGGTGCTAACATCCCTGCCCACGCATTAGTATCAGATACTACTATGGAAGGTCCTATCGAAAAGTTCTTAGGCTACTTGGTAGGTAATGCTTGGAAACAACAAGGCATGTTTATTGTTTACGCAATTTTGGCAATTGCAGCTTATGTTTTAATTTTCTGGTGGTACTCAACAGAAATGAAGAAGCGTAATGCTAAATATGCTGCAGCTGCTAAAGAAGCATAATTAAAAGTATTGTTTAGAAACGGTAGAGATGATTATGATGAAAACTAAGAAAGTTAGTCGCGAAGAAGAAGCACGACGTAAGCGAGTATTATATTGGACAATATTTGTAATTGCTATTAATATTCCACAACTTTTCTTTAAAAATATTTTTATTGAAGGCTTTGCAATGATTGGCACTATCTATGCTCTTTATCGCTTAGTAGTATTTGATAACAAGAAGAATCGTCTCAGCCGTAAGTATTATGACTGGAAGGGTAGACCGTTAGACGTAAAAAAATAGAAAGTAGAAACTTTTAGAAAAAAGAAATTAAAAAAATAATATTTATATTTTTATAAAAACCGCACATAAAAAGAGACTGCTAGAAAACAGTCTCTTTTATATATACATGATAATTTAATAAAATATTACTAATAAAAGCGTTTACATTAATGGGATTGAATGCTATTATACATATGTAAGCAAAAATAAATGTGGATTGTAACTAATACGATTAGGCAAAACCGCGAACTTTTGATACAGAATAACTGCCTGTACTCTGTATTGAAATTTCGCGGTTTTTTGTTTTCTCTGGGAGGAATAAGGTATGGAATATAGAATCATACAAATATTAAACAACAATGTTGCCATTGTTCATACCGGAGAAGGTAAACAAAACATTGTTATGGGAAGGGGGATTGCTTTTCAAAAACAAAAAGGAGATCTAATTCAAGAAGAAAGTGTAGATAAGGTATTTGAAATAAAAGATAAAAATACGGTTAATGATTTAACTACGTTATTATCCAATGTTCCGCTAGATTTTGTAACTACTAGTTATGACTTAATTGATCAAGTTCAGGCTAAATATAATTTTGCTGCTGAGCCTTATATTTATGTAACGTTGACAACGCACTTGTTTGGTGCGTATCAGCGTCTAATCAATGGTGAGGATAATGTTAATTATTTACCAGATTTAAGTGATAACTATCCAGTTGCTTATCAAATTGCAGATGATGTAATTAAGGGATTTCAAAATGGTTTAGATATTTCTTTCCCAGAATCAGAACATAAGAGTATCGCTCTTCATTTTATCAATGCTCATACTAGTGGAAGCGTTAAAGAAGAAAAGAGTCAGACAGAAAATGATGAAATTATTGAGGTTGTTCAAAAAGAACTAGAGAGGAATGGAATATATCGAACGAAAAAGAATGCTAATGATTACGATAGATTATTAGTTCATTTGAAATACTTTATTGATCGACTTCATAATCATGAACCAGATAGTTTACCAATTTCCGAGGGAATGATTGGAGAAATAGAAGCCAGTTATTCAGAAGCTTGGAGAATAGTTCAGAGAATAAAAGAATTAATGCAGGAAAAATTAGAAATAAAGTTATCGTTAAGTGAACAAACATATTTAACAATTCATATTCAGAGATTGATCTAAGGAGAAGAAAAATGGACGCAGAAAATCAAATTACTAAAGAAGAAATTTCAATGACTGGTTTTTCAATTGTTGCATATTCAGGTGATGCAAGAACTTACTTAATGCAGGCAATGGATAAAGCTAGTGAAGGAAAGATTACTGAAGCAAAAGAACTTGTTAAGAAGGCGGAAGAATCAATCAACTTAGCTCACAATGAACAAACTAAGCTTTTGAGTAAAGAAGCTGGAGGAGATGATATGGATGTGACCTTCATTATGGTTCACGGTCAAGATACATTGATGACTACAATGCTTTTGAAGGACCAGATGAAGACAATTATTAATCTTTATGAACGAGTAAATAAGCTCGAAGGAAAAAGTATTGAATAAAGTGATTAAAAACAAATAGTTTTTAAAAATTTGTGAAAGAGGAGGAAGAAAAGATGAATGGTTTTACCAAAACAATGGATAAGATGAAGCCTAAGTTTGAAAAGATAGCTGCTAATCCATATGTTTCAGCAATTCGTGACGGTTTTATTGCTGCTATGCCAATTATTTTGTTTTCAAGTTTGTTTACATTGATTGCTTATGTACCAAACGCATGGGGATTTTATTGGCCTAAGGCAGTAGAGAATGCATTGGTTTTGCCTTACAACTATTCAATGGGATTGTTAGCTTTATATGTAACTGCAACCTGTGCAAAGAATTTAACGGATTATAAGAACTTAAAGCTACCTAAGACAAACCAAATTAATTCAATGAATGTTATCTTAGCTGCTGAAATTTCATTTATTATCATTGCTATAAAAGTTGGTAAGAATGGATTAGATTTAACTTACTTAGGTACGCAGGGATTAATTGCTTCATACATTGTTGGTTTGATTGTACCTAATATTTACTATCAATGTATCAAACATAATGTAACTATTAAAATGCCAGATGTAGTACCACAAAATATTGCTCAAACGTTTAAAGATATTTTTCCAATGACATTTTCAGTAGCATTATTCTGGTTGGTACAAATTGTCTTAAATCAATTCTTTGGTGCTAACTTATCTGAATGTGTGGTAAAAGTTCTTTCACCATTATTCCACGCAAGTGATACTTATGGCGGTTTGGCATTAGTTGCTGGTGCGATGGCATTCTTCTGGTTCGTTGGTGTACAAGGTCCTTCAATTGTTGCACCAGCTGTAGCTGCAATTGAAACGACTAACGTTGGCTTAAACCAACAATTAGTTCATGCAGGAATGCAAGCAAGCCATGCCTTAACTATTAACTGTCAAGACTACATTATGAATATGGGTGGTACTGGATCAACTTTTGTAGTTCCATTTATCTTCTTACTTTTAGCTAAATCAGCTCAAAACAAGGCTGCTGGTAAAGCTGCTGTTATTCCTGGATGTTTCTCAGTTAACGAACCTATCTTGTTCGGTGCTCCAATTATTATGAACCCAGTATTCTTCATTCCATTTTTGGTAACACCAATGTTCAATGTTTGTGCTTATAAATTCTTTGTTCAAGTTCTTCATATGAACGCTTTGTATAACACATTACCTTGGACTGTACCAGCTCCAATAGGTATTATCGTATCTTCTGGTTTTGCAGGTTTGTCATTTGTTTATGTAATCTTAACTTTAGTTATCGATACATTAATTTGGCTTCCATTCTTTAAATTCTACGACAATGATTTGTACAAACAAGAACAAGCTAAGCTCGCTAAAGAAGAAGCTGCTGGCGTAGTTAGTGATTCTACTGCTGATGCAGCTGCTACTCTTGCAGCTACTGACAAAGAAGCTAAAGATGGTATTACTAAAGATACCAACGTTATGGTTATTTGTGCCGGTGGTGGTACTTCTGGAATTTTAGCCAAAGCATTAAACAAGATGGCCAAAGAACGTAACTTACCACTTCATGCAGCTGCTCGTGCTTATGGACAGCATATGGATATTATTAACGATATGGATTTAATTATTTTAGCTCCTCAAATGGACAGTATGAAGGGTAACTTGCAAGAAATTGCTGATCATGACGGCTCAAAACTTGTCACAACTACAGGACGGCAATACATTGAATTAACTCAAAATCCTGATAAGGCATTTAAGTTTGTAGTTGACAGTTTAGCTGGTAAAAATGATGAAAAGAAAGATGAAGATACAACAGGAAGTGTACCAAATGCAACAGTTTAAATTTCCAAAAGATTTTTACTTTGGTGGAGCAACCGCTGCCTACCAATGTGAAGGCGCAACAAACGAAGACGGTAAAGGTGAAGTGATCTGGGATAAGTACTTGCGGGAGCAAGGAACGATTAATCCAGATCCAGCATGTGATTTTTATCATCGTTATCCAGAAGACTTGGAATTATGTAAAAAGTTCCATATTAATGCGATAAGGGTTTCAATTGATTGGGCTAGAATTTTTCCAGAAGGCGAAGGAAAGATTGAACCAAGAGGTGTGGAATACTATCATAAGTTGTTTAAGAAATGTCATGAAGAAGGCGTTGAACCTTTTGTAACGCTTCATCATTTTGATACGCCTCAAGCTTTGCAGGATAAAGGCGGTTGGTTATCTCAAGAAATGTTAGATGCTTTTGTTGAATATGCAAAATTTTGTTTTAAGGAATATGCAGGTGAAGTTAGATACTGGATTACAATTAATGAACCAACTTCAATGGCTGGTCAACAATATGTTAGTGGTACTTTTCCACCAGCATATAGGGATCAATTTGCTAAGTGCTTTGAAGCTGAATATAATCAGAATTTAGTTCATGCACGCATTGTTAATGCTTATAAAGAAGCAGGCTATACTGGTCAAATTGGTATTGTTCATGCTCTTCAGACAGTTTATCCAGCAACAGACAGTGAAGGCGATAGACATGCAGCTGAATTGAAAGATATTTTAGAAAATAAGTTTTATCTTGATGGAACATTAGCTGGTAAATATTCTAAGCATACTCTTGCCTTAGTGAAAGAAATTATTGATGCTAATGGTCAACAAATGATTGATATCAAGCCAGAAGAAGAAAAAATACTTCTTAAAGCTGCAAAACAATTAGATTTTGTTGGTGTTAACTATTATTTCTCGAAGTTTATGAAAGAATATCATGGCGATACCGAAATTGTTCATAACGGTACTGGTAAAAAGGGGACGGACGTTAATCGTATGAAAGGTGTTGGTGAAGAGGTTCACCCTAAAGATCTACCAGCAACTGATTGGGACTGGATTATTTATCCGCAAGGGATGTATGATCAATTAAAGCGCGTCTATGATGATTATCCACTCGTTCATTCAATATATATCACTGAAAATGGAATGGGCTATAAGGATAAGTTTGAAGGAGAGGATAAGGTTATTGATGATACTCCAAGAATTGATTATCTAAAACAGCATATGGAACAGGTTGCTAAGGCAATTGAAGCTGGCATGCCAGTTAATGGTTACTTTGTCTGGTCGCTACAAGACATGTTTTCTTGGACAAACGGTTATTCTAAGCGTTATGGTTTATTCTATGTCGATTTTAAGACGCAGAAGCGTTATGCAAAAAAGAGTGCATATTGGTATAAGAAATTAGCTGAAACTCGAGCAATTCCTTCTATTGATTAAAAAAATAATTATAGTGAAAAGCCTAAGCATTGAATAAAGATATTTAGGCTTTTTTTGATAGAGAAGTTTAAAAGAGTTTAAAAATGAAAGGAAACATTAAGGTGAATAATCCTTTTAATCCCACATTTGGTGATGTCCCTAAAATATTTCTTGATACAGATACTAGAATTAATGATTTGATTTCTAAAATTGCAACTATTTGATAATGCATATCAGAAAATCTTTATTGATTTATCGGAATGGGGTCGAAAATATTTATTAGCAGTTAAGGGAAATAAACGACTTCAAGATGCAGTAAAGATTTTAGGAAAAGATAAAGTCTTTGTAGCCCAATATCGAAGAAAAGCTATTGAACGAAAGTTGATAATTCCAGCTGGGTATGGATTAGTACAATATACGCTTCCATATTTTGATGAGTATTTAAAACAAACAGAAGATCCCGATTCAACATATTATTGGGGATATTAAAAACCAGCTAAGCATTTAGTGCTTAGCTGGTTTTGTTTAATTTAGATGAAACTTTCGAAGAATATCAATTCCTTGTTTTTGATATTTATTAGGAATAAAACTTTTTCTCATTGCAATTTGCATGTATGCCCAGAGTTTTTGTCCTGAACGCAAGCGAATTATGTGGAGATCTTTTTCATCTTTAACGGAATTCTCCATTGCTAGAGCAATACCAACATTTCTTTTAACTAAATCGATCATTAGTTTCATTGTTCGAGCCGTGTATAAAATGTTTGGAGTAAAATCGCCGAGCTTTGCCTCTTCTTCCAAACATTCTCTAGTTAGATAACCTTTTTGTCTAGCCACAAACTTGCGGTTCCTTAGTTCTTGGGCATCAATAATTTTTTTATTTTTCCAAGGGTCATCTTTACCGGTAATAATAACTAACTCAGTCCGATCTAAATTACGGATAAAATAGGCAGGATCGTTGATCGGTACCATCCAAGAATAGATAGCAACGTCTACATCGCCATTATTTAAATCTTTAAATGCGGTAGCACTTCTTTCTAAGCGAGCATCTAACAGGTTAACAATATCTTCTTTATAAAATTTTTCTATAATTTCGGGAATATAAATACTACCAGCAATCCCAGAAAAAGCTACTCTAATTTTTTTAATATTAGCGTGTTTAACGTCGTAATCGATACTTGCTATTTCTTTTAAAAGATATTTTGCTTTCTGATAAAGTAATTCACCTGCTGGTGAAAGTGTAATTTTACTTTTGCGATTTTTTTGAAAAATCAAAGGGTCATCAAATCTGTTTTGAAGTCGCTTGATTGCCATCGAAATTGTTGGTTGTGTAACATTAAATGAATTAGCAGTTAGAGTATAATTCTGCGTTTCAACTAATTTGCAAAAATATAATAGATCTTTGTCATTCATATTCTTATCTCTTTTATAAATATTTTTTATAAACTAATCTTTTTTAATTATAAGTTACATTTTTCACAATTACAAGGAAGCTATGATATTATGCCGTTTTAAAGAGTTAACTAACCGATTTTTATTCACAATTACCCACTAGAAAAAGTTTATAAAGAGATATAAATTGCTATGTGTAAAGGATGAAACAAGTTTGTGAGGATAATAGCATATGGTATATAAGACGAAAGTATCTTGGGATGCTACATATGATGTAATTGTAATTGGATTTGGTGGCGCCGGAGCAGGGGCAGCACGTTTTGCTGCTGATAATAATGCAAAAGTTCTTTTGATTGATGCTGCTCCTGAAGGAAGTGAAGGCGGTAATACTAGATACGCTGGTGGTGCTTTTGCTTGGGGATCAAATTTTGATCAGTTAAAGGAATATTACAAGCAAACGTATTATCCATTTAAATATGATGAAGCTGCCTTAGATACTTTTATTAAGAATGTAATGCAGATGAAGGAGTACTCAAAAAAGTACTTTGGAATTGAAGCTCAACCAACAGGCAGAAGACCAAACGGAGAATATCCAGAATATAAAGATGCAGCTTCAATGCAATCTCAAAGTATGACTAAGGGAATGTACAATGGTGGATTTTGGAAATTACTCCGCAAGCAAGTTTTTGATCGGCTAGATAAAATTGATATTTGGTTTGAATCACCCGCTGAACACTTGATTCAAGATCCTGATACTAATGTTGTAACTGGAGTTGTTATTAAGCGAAATAATAAAGAAGTAAATGTTGCTGCTAAAAGAGGCGTTGTCTTAAGCCTAGGTGGTTTTGAAAATAACCAAGATATGGTTCAAGATTTTCTTGGTCAAGGTTCTCTTGCTCCAATAGGTACTTTGTATAACCGTGGTAAGGGTATTGATCTTGCTATTGAAGCAGGTGCACGGTTATGGCATATGTCTAATTATGATTCGCATGGCTTATCGCTTAGACAAAATGAACCACGAGAGAAATTTGCTTACATGATTAATTGGAAGAGCTTATTTAATGGCTCAATTTTTGTAGCAGGGGATGATGGTACTCGTTACTTTAGAGAAGATGAAGAAGATCGTCACGGCTACAAGTACAATCATGGAAATTGGGTTATGATTCCTAATCAAAATCATCCCCATATTATTATGGATCAGGCTCAATATGAACAGCTTTCTAAAGATCAGTCACCTAAGGCAGATCAAATTAAAGAATTGATTTCATATGCAATTAAGGCAGATTCAATTGAAGAATTATCTGAAAAGATTGATGCTCCATACTTAAAACAGGCAGTTGAAGATTTTAATTTTTTAACTGATGTTAAAAAACGAGACATGTTTTTGAACAGAAAAATTCAAACAATGAGATCTTTAAAAGAAGGTCCATATTATGCTATTCCTGTACGCCATAATATTTTACATACACATGGTGGTGCACAAAGAAATTCTGAGTGTGAAGTAATTGGACTTGATGGAAAAGTAATTCCTAATTTATATGAAGCCGGAGAATTAGGGGATATTTTTGCTACAAAATACTTAGGTGCAAATTCAATTGCCGACTTATTAATTTCAGGAAAAATTGCTGGAACTAATGCAGCAAAAATAAAGAATAATGTAGATCTTCCAGATACTGTTACTAGCGCAAGTAGAGTTCCTGAAGACTTAAAGAGTGATGCACATCAAGTTAAGCAGCATTTTGAAGCTGGTGAAAATCAAGGAATTGGGTCAAGCGATCAGGGAATTAATGATCTTCCAATTGTTGTTCGTGTAACTTTAGATGAAAATCAAAACTTAAAGAATATCGAAACACTTCAAGAAAAAGAATCCGGTGATTTAGGTGGTCAGGCAATACCAAAATTGACTAAAGAAATGCTTGACCATAATTCAGTTGATGTGGACTCAGTTTCTGGTGCAAGTACAACTAGTAGAGCATTTAAAGATGCTGTTAAACAAGCTATAGAAAATGCTCGTAAAAGCAAATAGCTTTGGTTAGGGGAGAATATAGAAAATGTTGGCAAAAGTAAATTGGAAGGGATTTATACTTCCAGTAATTATTGGATGTGTGTTGTGGTTTATTACGCCTTTTAGACCAACCGCAATAACACCAATTGCATGGCTTTTATTTGCTTTATTTATTGCTACTATTGTGGCATGTATTACTAAACCATTGCCGATGGTTGGTTCTACTTTGGTGGCTGTTACCATTGGTACGTTGCTTCATATTTTTAATATTAAAGAAGTATCTGCATCTTTTGGTAATACGACTGTTTGGCTAATTGCAATGTGCTTGTTCATGTCCGCTGGATTTATTAGATCAGGCTTGGGTAAACGTGTTGCTTATCTATTTATCAAATCTTTTGGTAAAAGAACAATTGGATTGGCTTATTCACTTTCAACCGTTGAAACTTTGATGGCAATTGCTATTCCAAGTAATATTGCACGTGTCAACGGCATTATGTACCCAATTATTGATGCCTTATCTAGACAAATGGGGTCAGATCCAAAAGAAGGTACACAAAGAAAGTTAGGATCATATTTGATTTTTAACGAGTACGAAGTAAATATTGTAACTTCAACTATGTTTTTAACTGGACTAGCTGGAAATATGGTTGCTTTAGGTATTGCTAAAACTCAAGGAATTACTGTTTCATGGATGCAGTGGTTCTTGGCAGCAATTGTTCCCGGACTTATTTCTTTAATTTTAGTACCATTTATTTTGTATAAAATTTATCCACCAGAAGTTAAAGAAACACCCAACGCTAATGCGTGGGCAAGTAAAAAACTTGAAAAAATGGGAAAAATGACACCTGCTGAAAAAATTATGGCTTGTGTATTTGTCTTAGCTTTGCTTTTATGGCTATTAGGCTCAAGTATTGGAATTGATGCAACTTTAGTTGGTTTTATTGCAGTTTCAATTTTGTTGATTTCAGGTGTAATCACGGTAAAAGATATGCTTGAACAAAAGGGCGCCTGGAGTTTGATTGTATGGTTATCAATTGTGATGCTCATGTCACAAAAATTAATGAAGTTAGGATTTTTCCCTTGGTTTTCAAAGGAATTAGGCCTAATGCTTCATGGCGTTAACTGGGTTTGTGTTTTAGTAATTTTATTCTTAGTTTACTTCTATATTCACTATATGTTTCCATCTATTACTACTCAGAGTTCAGCAGTATTAGCAGGATTTCTTTCAATTGCTCTTGGAGCGGGTGTACCAAAATTAATGGCGGGCTTAATGCTTGGATTTGCAGGCTCAATCTTTTGTTCAACTACTCCTTATTCAGCTGGACCAGCAGCACTTCTTTCAACTACAGGATATGTAAAATCATCAGATTGGTGGAAGTTATCCGCAGTTTTCGGTGTATTTTTTAATATTGTATGGCTCGGTGGCGGTCTGCTTTGGACTAAAATAATTGGTTTTTGGTAAAAAATATTTCACCTAATTAATCGAATCATATATGCTTAAAGTGAGAGTGTATTTTTCATAGAAAAGAGATCGCTATGATTCAATTAGAGAAATTAGTTGAAAAGAATTTACCTAAAGAAAAGGAAGGCAAGGTTGCTAGCTATATTCCTGCCCTAGCAGAGGTTGATCCTAAGCAATTAGGAGTTGCCCTTTATGATTTAGCCGATAATGAAATTGGTGAAGCGGGACAAAGTGAAGTGCGATTTGCAATCGAGAGTATTTCAAAAGTAATCACTTTAATGCTTGCTATAAAGAAAATGGGGATTCAAGAAGTATTCAAACATGTTGGATCGCGTCAAACTGGTTTTGCCTTTAATTC of the Lactobacillus isalae genome contains:
- a CDS encoding PTS sugar transporter subunit IIB, encoding MAKEVKLLAACGAGVNSSHQIKDAVEEEMKKRGHNVHVDAVMIKDVNEDMLNHYDAYLTIAKTDLAFEPKIPLIEAGPILYRIPAMAQPVYDKVEEVVKKVENE
- a CDS encoding PTS transporter subunit IIC, with translation MNAIIDFANAIFKPLIDMGAPTIMLVVLTIIALCFRVKFSKALEGGMKLAIALTAIGDIMNLLTTSFAPAMNQFVKNTGMHKDIMDMGWAPLATITWGSPYTLYFLLVLIILNVLMLIFKRTNTLDVDIFDVWHSAFVGLFAVFCGAPLWLATLLILLIGYLKIVNSDLMKPTFDDLLDAPSSNPMTTTHMNYMMNPVIMVFNKFFDKCLPWLDKYDFDSAKLNEKIGFWGSRFAIGVYLGIFVSLLAGYNFTTEQGWKTMFTLSFTAGACIELFSVIGSWFIASVEPLSQGISNFATSKFKGRTFNVGLDWPFIAGRAEIWAAANVLAPIMMIEAMVIPGNRLMPLGGIIAMGVTPALLVVTRGKIIRMIIIGTIELPIFLWAGTLVAPFVTQVAHQVGANIPAHALVSDTTMEGPIEKFLGYLVGNAWKQQGMFIVYAILAIAAYVLIFWWYSTEMKKRNAKYAAAAKEA
- a CDS encoding PRD domain-containing protein; the protein is MEYRIIQILNNNVAIVHTGEGKQNIVMGRGIAFQKQKGDLIQEESVDKVFEIKDKNTVNDLTTLLSNVPLDFVTTSYDLIDQVQAKYNFAAEPYIYVTLTTHLFGAYQRLINGEDNVNYLPDLSDNYPVAYQIADDVIKGFQNGLDISFPESEHKSIALHFINAHTSGSVKEEKSQTENDEIIEVVQKELERNGIYRTKKNANDYDRLLVHLKYFIDRLHNHEPDSLPISEGMIGEIEASYSEAWRIVQRIKELMQEKLEIKLSLSEQTYLTIHIQRLI
- a CDS encoding PTS lactose/cellobiose transporter subunit IIA, whose product is MDAENQITKEEISMTGFSIVAYSGDARTYLMQAMDKASEGKITEAKELVKKAEESINLAHNEQTKLLSKEAGGDDMDVTFIMVHGQDTLMTTMLLKDQMKTIINLYERVNKLEGKSIE
- a CDS encoding PTS lactose transporter subunit IIBC is translated as MNGFTKTMDKMKPKFEKIAANPYVSAIRDGFIAAMPIILFSSLFTLIAYVPNAWGFYWPKAVENALVLPYNYSMGLLALYVTATCAKNLTDYKNLKLPKTNQINSMNVILAAEISFIIIAIKVGKNGLDLTYLGTQGLIASYIVGLIVPNIYYQCIKHNVTIKMPDVVPQNIAQTFKDIFPMTFSVALFWLVQIVLNQFFGANLSECVVKVLSPLFHASDTYGGLALVAGAMAFFWFVGVQGPSIVAPAVAAIETTNVGLNQQLVHAGMQASHALTINCQDYIMNMGGTGSTFVVPFIFLLLAKSAQNKAAGKAAVIPGCFSVNEPILFGAPIIMNPVFFIPFLVTPMFNVCAYKFFVQVLHMNALYNTLPWTVPAPIGIIVSSGFAGLSFVYVILTLVIDTLIWLPFFKFYDNDLYKQEQAKLAKEEAAGVVSDSTADAAATLAATDKEAKDGITKDTNVMVICAGGGTSGILAKALNKMAKERNLPLHAAARAYGQHMDIINDMDLIILAPQMDSMKGNLQEIADHDGSKLVTTTGRQYIELTQNPDKAFKFVVDSLAGKNDEKKDEDTTGSVPNATV
- the lacG gene encoding 6-phospho-beta-galactosidase, which translates into the protein MQQFKFPKDFYFGGATAAYQCEGATNEDGKGEVIWDKYLREQGTINPDPACDFYHRYPEDLELCKKFHINAIRVSIDWARIFPEGEGKIEPRGVEYYHKLFKKCHEEGVEPFVTLHHFDTPQALQDKGGWLSQEMLDAFVEYAKFCFKEYAGEVRYWITINEPTSMAGQQYVSGTFPPAYRDQFAKCFEAEYNQNLVHARIVNAYKEAGYTGQIGIVHALQTVYPATDSEGDRHAAELKDILENKFYLDGTLAGKYSKHTLALVKEIIDANGQQMIDIKPEEEKILLKAAKQLDFVGVNYYFSKFMKEYHGDTEIVHNGTGKKGTDVNRMKGVGEEVHPKDLPATDWDWIIYPQGMYDQLKRVYDDYPLVHSIYITENGMGYKDKFEGEDKVIDDTPRIDYLKQHMEQVAKAIEAGMPVNGYFVWSLQDMFSWTNGYSKRYGLFYVDFKTQKRYAKKSAYWYKKLAETRAIPSID
- a CDS encoding LysR family transcriptional regulator translates to MNDKDLLYFCKLVETQNYTLTANSFNVTQPTISMAIKRLQNRFDDPLIFQKNRKSKITLSPAGELLYQKAKYLLKEIASIDYDVKHANIKKIRVAFSGIAGSIYIPEIIEKFYKEDIVNLLDARLERSATAFKDLNNGDVDVAIYSWMVPINDPAYFIRNLDRTELVIITGKDDPWKNKKIIDAQELRNRKFVARQKGYLTRECLEEEAKLGDFTPNILYTARTMKLMIDLVKRNVGIALAMENSVKDEKDLHIIRLRSGQKLWAYMQIAMRKSFIPNKYQKQGIDILRKFHLN
- a CDS encoding FAD-binding protein, with amino-acid sequence MVYKTKVSWDATYDVIVIGFGGAGAGAARFAADNNAKVLLIDAAPEGSEGGNTRYAGGAFAWGSNFDQLKEYYKQTYYPFKYDEAALDTFIKNVMQMKEYSKKYFGIEAQPTGRRPNGEYPEYKDAASMQSQSMTKGMYNGGFWKLLRKQVFDRLDKIDIWFESPAEHLIQDPDTNVVTGVVIKRNNKEVNVAAKRGVVLSLGGFENNQDMVQDFLGQGSLAPIGTLYNRGKGIDLAIEAGARLWHMSNYDSHGLSLRQNEPREKFAYMINWKSLFNGSIFVAGDDGTRYFREDEEDRHGYKYNHGNWVMIPNQNHPHIIMDQAQYEQLSKDQSPKADQIKELISYAIKADSIEELSEKIDAPYLKQAVEDFNFLTDVKKRDMFLNRKIQTMRSLKEGPYYAIPVRHNILHTHGGAQRNSECEVIGLDGKVIPNLYEAGELGDIFATKYLGANSIADLLISGKIAGTNAAKIKNNVDLPDTVTSASRVPEDLKSDAHQVKQHFEAGENQGIGSSDQGINDLPIVVRVTLDENQNLKNIETLQEKESGDLGGQAIPKLTKEMLDHNSVDVDSVSGASTTSRAFKDAVKQAIENARKSK